Part of the Pyricularia oryzae 70-15 chromosome 3, whole genome shotgun sequence genome, AAGCTGtcatttctttccttttgttGCTGGTTCTATTTTGTTTATTTGCTTTGTGTACTGTTAGTCTGCTTTTGCATTTTAATGCGCCTCCCGCACGCAGTTTTGCTCGACAACAATGAGCCCAATGATGCCAGCGTCATCAAACCTGGCCTGTTTCCTTTGTCTTGTCAATGTCTTTTTAGCAGTAGTTACGTAATTTCCGGCCTCGAGCCGTTGTTTAGGGCTATTTCAAAGCTTGCGCAGTGGCCAAGACTCCAAAAGCTGTTCTCGTATAATCTGGGAATAGACGTTGTGAAGGTAAACATCGCCGTGGCTTCGTGTCTTGAGATGAAAAATCTCGGGCCAGACACTATTTCTAGACCATCAATTTGAGCCTTGATTGATCCGGAGAATTTTGCACATGTCCGTTTGTATTTTGAATGCTTGACTTGCTCCCGATGTTCCGGGCTGGCGGTAACTTCAAGAGAAGTTAGGCTCAGTGTCTGTTGTTAACCTCAAGCCAAGAATGAGGGGAAACCATCAGCACCGATGATTCCTTATGAGTAGACCAGGAATAGACTCATGCCACATGTTTCCGTAAATTATCATTCCACTTATCCAGATGAATGCCAACAATGCCAACTTGCTTTACGGGTGGCCCGATATGCCTGCTGATGACGCAAGTTGCACTGGAAGCTAGCTTTCTTGGTACGGGCCCGGGCGTCAAGAACACACGAGTTTTTGCAAGATCCAAGGCTTCGTTTTAAAGCTACCTACCGTTCTGCTCAACCTTGGGGGGAGCTTCGGTAGAGTGATTATTAAATCCACGGAATTTAGACCATGTTTAACGGGACGGCGGTTGACGATTTGCGGTCGCCGGCCTTAGTGTCTTACAAAGTGTAAAACAGCACGCCATACGGTCCAGCTGGCAGGCACTCGCTGCCTGCCGGGCGAACCGGGTCGCCACGGATGGGACTGGCGGCAACCCAATTTTAaggacccccccccccccccccccccccgagcATCCGAGTAGCATAATGCGATTGAGGCAATGATGAGTAGCCCTGCATTCTAATACGATTAATAATAATAACCTTTATTTTTGGGGTCGAAACCGAAGGTAACGTACAAAGTAAAGTTACAAGGTAAAGTTTGACATAGGAACACCCCAAAACAACATTTGATCGATCGGACAAGCCACATGCTGAACTGCCTGCAACAAACAGATGGCGGGCATTGGCGACACTCAAAGTGGGCCGGGCCCCCCACCCGCCTTGCTCTCAACTCCAATCCCTGGCTACTGATTGGCCAATCCGGAGTAGATAGACGCGCACTCGAATTCAATTCTCACATGCGGGGAGCCGCTTTGCAGGGTGTTTTTAGCCCACTAGCCCCCGCCTTTTCAGGGGCGGACTTCACCGCTTTCGTggttgcgaaaaaaaaaaaaaaaaaaaaaacgtcttTCTGAGCTGCATGCGCCTTGCATCGTAAGGAATGCAAGTCAATGAGTCGAGCGTGCCATTGTGCCTGGGAAGAGCTGGTCTTGTAGTGGGCAACTGACTTTCAGCGACAactaaaaaaaggaaaactctctttttcagggtctTTCAGGGTCCTGATAAAGCTTTTTGTCATATCAAAGCTTCTGGAAAAGGCCTCAGTTCCTACCCCTCTCCGGTATAGGTGGGGAAAGCGCGACTGAGTGGGCATACTATAGTAATACTTGGGTCGGAGACCCCCTCATTGACTCTCTCGCGTTCATATTAGAGATTGCCTTGGATGCTTGGAAGTGTATCACTGGATAAGGACTTGGTAACGTGCTCGGCCCGTCTTTTCCCAGCGGTGGAATTGCCGTTTGGAGCTACGCCTAGCATTTTCCAGCCGCACCTCGTCTCCGTCACATTTTGCTGAGACTGCATTGTCCCATCTGCAAAACGCGGATCCCAGACCATAGCGGGTTAGGACAGCGTCAGGCAACGCACAAACTTTTCCAGTATCTGGCGTTATCATGTACTCCGTACACCCAAGGCTCTAtctggcctgctgcccatGACCCCGTCGAGGCCTAATCCCATCTAATGTACAACAAGTAgctgaatttttttttctttttttcgtctggTCCCGCAGGTGACGAGAAAGTGACAGGATCAACTGCGGGCCTTGTGGAGGCAACTGGCTCCGTTCCTATACGTCGCCTCCTCCATGTTCAATGGATGCTGCACGTCTTTGCGGGCGATTCGGTCTAGTCCAAGCAAAGCATGCAGAGACCTTGCCTCCTTCCCTTCCCTGTTGTTAAGACGGAATTTAAGGCTGCGGAGAAGGCGAGgactgagaaaaaaaaatcttttAAGCCCTACAAAAACAACCCCTCATCGCTCGTTCCTTCCCACATTTTCTTCACCGCTCTCACACAGTCTTCACTTGGATTTTTGAAGCCGAGACAACACTTTCGACTTCTCTCCCGACTTGGATTTCATCTAAACATACATCTCGATACAACCGAATACAGTTCGACTGAATTCACTCCCACCCACCTGATCATCCTGCGGCGTTGACAACGTTGCCTTCTAGCAAATTCGTCGGTACGTTGTTGTCTGCTCATCAATACCCCACCCGCATCAAAAACAAACATTCTACACCCCCACCTGTCTTCCTGCCGTTTTCGCTCGCACAAGGCCAATTTCCAACGGTCACGAACGGCTTCAACGACCACTTGTCTTGCCGGCTTTGCAAAGATAGATACGGTCCTTGACGAAGCTCGGTCGACCTAAAGCCATACTTGTTTTTGTCTTCTTGTCACCACCGTTCAACCTCACCTTATCCACCCCACGCCATCATCAGTCGCGTGCTCCTTGACACCAGCGCCAAGTCAAAGAAACAGTCATTGACAGTGTTCCTTGCCTTCTACAGAATCAAACTCCTACCAACTAGCAATGGATTTCGGAGGTGCTCAGAGCGGCGGTGCCGGTGGCCGCACCTGCTACACATGTAAGTAGTCTCACCTTGACGTCCGTCTTGCGATGGAGTCCAAGATGAAGAAATTACGTTGGCTTGCGTTTTCGCCCTTTTTTTGCCCATTTCGACGTTTACCATGCGCGACTCGTGTCCTGCGgtcaaaaaacaaaacaaaaactttGGCATCACCAAACGTTCCCGTTTGGGCGCTTCACCCAACCCCTGTTACCCACTTCCAGTCACCACGTTGAACTCTTGACCCTTCGAGTTCGGCTTTTTGTTATTTGGTGCTATTTGCTGTACTGCTTTCTTCAAAACTTTCACCTGCTGCGACACCCTTGCGACCTTGTTCAGTTTGCGAACTATCAGCCGGGACCATGATGTGTTTGCGGAGACGAATTTGTTTTTGAGCACGGTTCTAAACGAGCTGCAAATCCTTAGGCCTCTTCGCCTCGCATTCTTGTCACGTCTCCTGAGTTGTCGTTGTTGAGGGGAGAAGTCTGACAGAGTGAACGATTTAGGCGGGCAACCCAACCACCAGGTATGAAGACCATTGGGGCCCGAAACGGTGTCTAGTGGCCGGGAGCGAGACAGAGAGAAGATGTCGTTTGACCCTCTCGGAATGCTAACATAATTTTTCAGGCTCGCGACTGCCCTAACCGTGGCGCTGCCAAGTGGTGAGTTTTATCTCCCCGCCAATGCAACAAACAACAGCCAACTAACTGGCTCTCAACACTCTCAGCTACAACTGCGGTGGTGAGGGACACATCAGCCGTGCCTGCCCTGAGGAGCCTAAGGACCAGAAGATCTGCTACCGATGCAGTCAGCCTGGCCACATCTCCCGTGACTGCCCCTCCGGCGgtgctggtggcggcggcggcggcggtggcggccagTCCTCTGGTGCTGAGTGCTACAAGGCAAGTCTTGCTTCTTTCGCCGCTGCATCATCAACTCTTACTAGGCTTCTCAACTAACATTGACACAGTGTGGTGAGGTCGGTCACATCGCTCGCAACTGCTCGAAGGGCGGatacggcggcggtggcggcggcggctacagcggtggtggtggcggctacggcggcggctacggcggcggtgccggtGGCAAGACCTGCTACTCTTGCGGTGGTGTTGGCCACATGTCGCGtaagtttttgttttgtcccTGAGATGCCAGCGCTCATCCGCCCACTGCGCTTTTCGGACCATGGCTAATGCACCATTCATCCAGGCGACTGCGTGAACGGCAGCAAGTGCTACAACTGTGGCGAGACCGGCCACTTCTCGCGCGACTGCTCCAAGCGCTCGACCACTGGCGAGAAGATGTGCTACAAGTGCCAGCAGCCCGGACACGTCCAGGCTGAGTGCCCCAACAACTAAACCTCTTTTACCTCGAAAATGGCCGATGATGTAAACGCACGTACCCTGTGCGACCCGTCTTCTCATGACGAGCGAAGAGGATGGCCGGCTGCCTGGGGGCAGCCTGTCTGTTGAGAGTGCGGAGGAGAGAGTGAGGAAACGAAAACTCCTTTCTTGTGGGT contains:
- a CDS encoding zinc knuckle domain-containing protein; translation: MDFGGAQSGGAGGRTCYTCGQPNHQARDCPNRGAAKCYNCGGEGHISRACPEEPKDQKICYRCSQPGHISRDCPSGGAGGGGGGGGGQSSGAECYKCGEVGHIARNCSKGGYGGGGGGGYSGGGGGYGGGYGGGAGGKTCYSCGGVGHMSRDCVNGSKCYNCGETGHFSRDCSKRSTTGEKMCYKCQQPGHVQAECPNN